A stretch of Arachis hypogaea cultivar Tifrunner chromosome 15, arahy.Tifrunner.gnm2.J5K5, whole genome shotgun sequence DNA encodes these proteins:
- the LOC112751560 gene encoding uncharacterized protein, with the protein MMLRSSTRASLRFFPQQSQFGTFSRPKPFLFPITLSYTTHIDAIKDRTRLIDSIRNLQNLDSALHLFHKMVSMNPLPSVKDFTLLFSSMVKMKHYTAAISLIKHLFSLGLKSDIYTLSIVVNCLCRLNHTPFAFSVVGTMFKIGLEPNVVTLNTIVNGLCIEGKVDLAIWLADHMDNMGYQPNAHTFGAIINGLCKIGNTPAAIALLRKTETRNCKPSFDVAVYNAIVDSLCKDGLLSEALSLFSEMTTKGIQPSTITYNCLIQGLCTFSRWQEAASLLSERKQKGIMPDTHTFNILMDALCKEGKISSARAILGQMVRMAKEPNVVTYHSMIAAYCFQNQMEEAMKVFDLMVHKGCLPDVNTYNSLIHGWCKIKRINKAIYLLDEMINKGLNLDVVTWNTLIHGFCEVGKPLAAKELFFTMHKFGQYPDVFSCAIILDGLFKCHLSSDAISLFREMEKNKLDLNIETYSVVLRGMCHAGKLNDARELFSCLPAKGLKPDVYTYTIMIQGLCGEGLLIDAEEMLMNMEEHGCLPDSCTYNVFIQGLLRRNAVLKSIKYFQIMKDKGFAADATTMELLVGCLSTHKGENAFQEFVQKIV; encoded by the coding sequence ATGATGTTGCGTTCATCAACAAGAGCTTCTCTGCGCTTCTTTCCGCAGCAATCTCAATTTGGTACTTTTTCTCGTCCCAAACCCTTCCTTTTCCCCATTACTCTCTCTTATACCACTCATATTGATGCCATCAAGGACAGAACCCGTCTCATAGATTCTATTAGGAATCTCCAAAACCTTGATTCTGCTCTGCATCTCTTTCACAAAATGGTTTCCATGAACCCTTTGCCATCTGTGAAGGACTTTACCTTATTGTTTAGCTCTATGGTTAAGATGAAGCATTACACAGCTGCCATTTCGTTAATCAAACACTTGTTCTCTTTAGGACTCAAATCTGATATCTATACACTCAGTATTGTTGTCAATTGTCTGTGCCGTTTGAATCACACTCCCTTTGCCTTCTCTGTGGTGGGTACGATGTTCAAAATCGGCTTGGAGCCCAATGTGGTCACATTGAACACCATTGTTAATGGTCTTTGTATTGAAGGCAAGGTGGATCTTGCTATATGGTTAGCTGACCACATGGATAACATGGGGTATCAACCCAACGCCCACACGTTTGGAGCAATTATAAATGGATTGTGCAAGATCGGCAACACCCCTGCTGCCATTGCCCTTCTAAGGAAGACGGAAACAAGAAACTGCAAACCAAGTTTTGATGTTGCGGTTTATAACGCAATTGTGGATAGTCTTTGCAAGGATGGGCTGCTATCTGAGGCTTTGAGTCTATTCTccgaaatgacaacaaaaggtaTACAACCCTCTACTATCACTTACAATTGCTTGATTCAAGGACTCTGTACTTTCAGCAGATGGCAAGAGGCTGCGTCTTTACTCAGCGAGAGAAAACAAAAGGGAATTATGCCGGATACGCatacttttaatattttaatggATGCTCTTTGTAAAGAGGGAAAGATTTCAAGTGCTAGAGCCATACTTGGTCAAATGGTTCGAATGGCAAAGGAGCCTAATGTTGTCACCTATCACTCAATGATTGCTGCTtattgttttcaaaatcaaatggaGGAGGCCATGAAAGTATTTGATTTGATGGTACACAAGGGATGCCTCCCAGACGTCAACACTTATAATTCATTAATCCATGGATGGTGCAAGATCAAAAGGATTAATAAGGCTATTTATCTCTTGGATGAAATGATCAATAAAGGTTTAAATTTGGATGTTGTGACTTGGAATACTCTTATCCATGGATTTTGCGAAGTGGGTAAACCGTTAGCTGCTAAAGAATTGTTTTTTACAATGCACAAATTTGGTCAATATCCTGATGTATTCAGCTGTGCCATTATATTGGATGGCCTATTCAAATGTCATTTGTCTTCTGATGCAATATCATTATTTAGAGAAATGGAGAAGAATAAGTTGGATCTTAATATTGAAACTTACAGTGTGGTGCTCCGTGGTATGTGCCATGCTGGAAAACTAAATGATGCACGAGAACTCTTCTCTTGTCTGCCAGCAAAAGGCTTGAAACCTGATGTATATACTTATACAATAATGATCCAAGGTCTATGTGGGGAAGGACTTCTGATTGATGCTGAAGAGATGCTGATGAATATGGAAGAGCATGGCTGCTTGCCAGATAGCTGCACATATAACGTCTTCATCCAAGGATTACTACGACGAAATGCTGTTCTGAagtcaataaaatattttcagaTTATGAAAGACAAAGGTTTTGCAGCAGATGCTACAACCATGGAATTGCTTGTAGGTTGCCTATCTACGCACAAAGGAGAGAATGCTTTTCAAGAATTTGTGCAGAAAATTGTTTga